From Rhodoferax sp. AJA081-3, the proteins below share one genomic window:
- a CDS encoding aspartate aminotransferase family protein — protein sequence MTAAVPTTPSSPHVMNTYGRLPIALSHGQGCRVWDVNGREYLDGLGGIAVNTLGHNHPKLVAALQDQVTKLIHTSNYYHVPLQEELASLLVERSGMTNVFFCSTGLEANEAALKLARKFGHDKGIDRPEIVVYEKAFHGRSIATLSATGNPKVQAGFGPLVEGFIRVPANNIEQLIAATANNPNVVAVFFEAIQGEGGVNPMHMDYLRDVRALCDERDWLLMIDEVQCGMGRTGKWFAHQWAGIKPDVMPLAKGLGSGVPVGAVVVGPKAATIFAPGNHGSTFGGNPLAMRAGVTTIRTMEEENLLANAATVGEHLKAALEKGLAAELASGTVKEIRGQGLMLGIDLIKPCGALTQRAVDAGLLISVTADTVVRLVPSLILTTAEADQIAAILCPLISALLKE from the coding sequence ATGACCGCTGCTGTTCCCACCACGCCCTCTTCACCCCACGTGATGAACACCTACGGCCGCCTGCCCATTGCCTTGAGCCATGGCCAGGGCTGCCGCGTGTGGGATGTGAACGGCCGCGAGTACCTGGATGGCCTGGGTGGCATTGCCGTCAACACGCTGGGCCACAACCACCCCAAGCTGGTGGCCGCGCTGCAGGACCAGGTGACCAAACTGATCCACACCTCCAACTACTACCACGTGCCGCTGCAGGAAGAGCTGGCCAGCCTGCTGGTGGAGCGCTCGGGCATGACCAATGTGTTCTTCTGCTCCACCGGCCTGGAAGCCAACGAAGCGGCGCTGAAGCTGGCGCGCAAGTTTGGCCACGACAAGGGTATTGATCGCCCCGAGATCGTGGTGTACGAGAAGGCCTTCCACGGCCGCTCGATTGCCACACTCAGCGCCACCGGCAACCCCAAGGTGCAGGCCGGATTTGGCCCACTGGTGGAAGGATTTATCCGCGTGCCGGCCAACAACATCGAACAACTGATAGCCGCCACGGCCAACAACCCCAATGTGGTGGCCGTGTTTTTTGAAGCCATCCAGGGTGAAGGCGGCGTCAACCCCATGCACATGGACTACCTGCGTGATGTGCGCGCCCTGTGCGATGAGCGCGACTGGCTGTTGATGATCGACGAGGTGCAATGCGGAATGGGCCGCACCGGCAAGTGGTTTGCCCACCAGTGGGCGGGTATCAAGCCTGATGTGATGCCGCTGGCCAAGGGCCTGGGGTCGGGTGTGCCGGTGGGCGCGGTGGTAGTGGGCCCCAAGGCGGCCACCATATTTGCGCCCGGCAACCACGGCAGCACCTTTGGCGGCAACCCACTGGCCATGCGCGCCGGTGTCACCACCATCCGCACCATGGAAGAAGAGAACCTGCTGGCCAATGCCGCTACCGTGGGGGAACACCTGAAAGCCGCTCTGGAGAAAGGCCTGGCGGCCGAGCTGGCCAGTGGTACGGTGAAGGAAATTCGCGGCCAGGGCCTGATGCTGGGTATTGACCTGATCAAGCCGTGCGGCGCCTTGACCCAGCGCGCAGTGGATGCCGGCCTGCTGATCAGCGTAACCGCCGATACCGTGGTGCGCCTGGTGCCT
- a CDS encoding DUF3579 domain-containing protein — MSLTPPSKELYILGMTRSGKTFRPSDWAERLAGVMSQFRPGGPQPGSHLGYSPWCVPTSFGNVKCVIVHRDLRDYDVMAWDFCLNFAKDNELQVSETRPEF, encoded by the coding sequence ATGTCCCTCACGCCTCCGTCTAAAGAACTCTACATCCTGGGAATGACCCGCAGCGGCAAAACGTTCCGCCCCAGCGACTGGGCAGAGCGCTTGGCCGGCGTCATGAGCCAGTTTCGCCCGGGTGGTCCGCAGCCGGGCAGTCACCTGGGGTACTCACCGTGGTGTGTGCCCACCTCGTTTGGCAATGTGAAGTGTGTGATCGTGCACCGCGATCTGCGCGATTACGACGTCATGGCCTGGGACTTTTGCCTGAACTTTGCCAAGGACAACGAGCTGCAGGTGAGCGAAACACGGCCCGAGTTTTAG